A genome region from Euphorbia lathyris chromosome 4, ddEupLath1.1, whole genome shotgun sequence includes the following:
- the LOC136227083 gene encoding UDP-glycosyltransferase 79B6-like, whose product MKSSSDLHIAMYPWLAFGHFIPYLQISNKLAESGCRISFLLPKGVEAKLAKLNRFPNLIHFFPLTIPHVEGLPHGVETLSDIPISLQSHLCTAMDQTRDQVQAILGTIMPDFVFFDFSFWLPCLGRELGFKSVKYVIVCAALSAISLVPSEKMMIRGMKCEEMIKKNESSVKPAVEFGSGISFYERMHTASEESDALVYRTCYEIEAPFVDHLAQHFSKPVLLTGPLLPEKAEAPVEEKWEKWLNKFQPGSVVFCAFGSQNMLQKDQFQELLFGFELSGLPFLAALSKPNDCSTIEEALPDGFEERVQERGLIYGGWVPQEQILNHPSVGCFVSHGGSSSMWESMASHCQIVLVPPSFDYDVHSMVMVEELKVAVEVKKQENGWISKESLSNAIVSVTSLESEVGLMIKSNHARWRKFILDKDMQQTYLDTFINKLLDLLH is encoded by the coding sequence ATGAAGAGCAGCTCAGATCTTCACATAGCCATGTATCCATGGCTTGCATTTGGGCATTTCATACCCTATCTTCAAATCTCTAATAAACTTGCTGAAAGTGGTTGCAGAATCTCTTTCTTATTACCTAAAGGAGTTGAGGCTAAATTAGCCAAACTCAATAGATTCCCAAACCTCATTCACTTCTTTCCTCTCACCATACCTCATGTTGAAGGCCTTCCTCATGGTGTTGAAACTCTATCTGACATACCCATTTCACTCCAGAGCCACCTCTGCACAGCCATGGATCAAACAAGAGACCAAGTTCAAGCCATTTTAGGCACAATCATGCCTGATTTTGttttctttgatttttctttctggCTTCCTTGTTTAGGTAGAGAATTAGGCTTTAAGTCTGTTAAGTACGTCATAGTGTGTGCAGCTCTGTCAGCTATAAGCTTAGTTCCTTCTGAGAAGATGATGATTAGAGGCATGAAATGTGAAGAAATGATAAAGAAGAATGAGTCATCTGTTAAACCAGCTGTAGAGTTTGGTAGTGGGATATCTTTTTATGAGAGGATGCACACTGCTTCAGAAGAGAGTGATGCTTTAGTATATAGGACTTGCTATGAAATCGAAGCGCCTTTTGTTGATCACCTTGCACAGCATTTCTCAAAGCCAGTTCTGTTAACAGGGCCTCTCCTACCGGAAAAAGCTGAAGCACCAGTGGAGGAGAAATGGGAAAAATGGCTGAACAAGTTTCAACCAGGTTCTGTAGTGTTCTGTGCATTTGGGAGCCAAAACATGCTACAAAAGGACCAGTTCCAAGAACTACTTTTCGGGTTCGAGTTATCTGGGCTGCCATTTCTTGCAGCATTATCTAAACCAAATGACTGTTCAACCATAGAAGAAGCATTGCCTGATGGGTTTGAAGAAAGGGTTCAAGAAAGAGGCCTGATATATGGAGGATGGGTTCCACAGGAACAGATACTGAACCATCCGTCTGTTGGGTGCTTCGTTAGCCATGGTGGCTCGAGTTCTATGTGGGAATCGATGGCGAGCCATTGCCAGATAGTTCTTGTTCCACCGAGCTTTGATTATGATGTGCACTCCATGGTAATGGTGGAAGAATTGAAAGTTGCAGTTGAAGTGAAAAAGCAAGAAAACGGGTGGATTTCAAAGGAGAGCTTGAGCAATGCTATCGTATCTGTAACGAGCCTGGAGAGTGAAGTGGGGTTGATGATAAAGAGCAATCATGCTAGGTGGAGAAAGTTTATACTGGATAAAGATATGCAACAAACCTATCTTGACACTTTCATCAACAAGTTGCTTGATTTATTGCACTAG